AGTATATACCGGAACGAACCATAATCGCCAATCGTCGCCAAATACCTCCTGAAAGTTGCTTAACTTTCCCAAGCTGAACCCATTCTTATCCGGTCCACCGTATCGAAAAATTGGCGTACGAAATGATTCtagaatgaagaaataagGTAGCGTAAGGCAAGAGGATTTTTCTATTCAAACAGGGAAATGAATGCTTACCTAACGTTGTTCTATTTAGTAGCACGAGATAACAGTGATAGCCGAAAAGGCTAACCAAACTGATCGCAAACATgatggaaacgaaaaacaggaacaaaatgTGAAATCTTCCATCAATCTTTCCCTACAATTGGTAACAATGGTTAGAATGGACATACATCTGACAAGTGGTCAGTCCGATTTACCGTCCACAGCAACTCCATGTAGGGTATGGTACTGCATGCTACATACAAACAGTACAGCAGTGCGTAGCCAAGGAATAGAATGAAGTACTTGTAGTTCGTGAAGTTGATACAGTTGTTTACCCACGGACAGTGGTGATCTAGCTTGAGCACACACACCCCACACACGCTACAGTGATGTGCCCGATCCGGTTTGATGAGCCGACATTTGTCGCAAAAACGCACGGTTGCATTTAACGTGCGTGTCACAACGGGGAGCTCCTTTGCGAACAGTTCCAGTATTTGTTTCTGTTCCTCTTCATTCGTCGCACGCACTATTCGGTCAAGCTCGGCTCTCGGAACGCGAAACTGTGAACATAGTGAAAGGTTTATATTGTTATCTTATCTCGCACAGGCTTTACAATTCCGACCATTACGAGCATGAATTGTGCAGTGGAGCGCAAACGATTTAAGCACCGTACGAGCGATGAGTAATTGTCGGCGGAGGGTGCGCTTTGAATCGACTTACCCTGGAGGGAACTCTACCGATATCGGTGAATACTGTCTGGTAGTAGGACCACAGAAACATAACCAGCACGGCATGGTAGAACAGCAGGAACAATATCCTTTGAACAATATTGGTGACGGTAACTGGCAGGCCAGGTTAATGGGAATGAGAGAAAAACATTAGCGAACCGTATCGGTAAACATGCACTGCGAAGCTGACTCACAGAACGAAAGTTGTATCACAAACGCGTAGTATGACCAACCGATCACAGACACGATGAACAGCACCGGAAACCATTTCATCGTACGCACGCAACAGGCGCATCGCTCATTTCGTTCGCCATCGAACGTAGTTCGATGGTAATCATAGTTGTTTCCATGAGCCATCGACATCTTGCAATCGCGTCACCTTACACCAGCGACCTTCTACGAGTAGGATCGACGAGGACGATCCCTTTGCGGCACTTGCCTTGGTCGCCACAATTGTTGCGAGTTGCACTAACTATCGGAACGGCGAGAATGGAACTTGGCGGTTGGCGTTTGCAACAATGGGATGAAAACCACTTTTCTAGATGTTAGCAGAAACCGataaacaacgaaaaactGCTGCCTGAAATTCCCATAATATTAAGAAATCGGAATGTcagcttctttttgttttgccattgTACCGAAGGTATATAGAACAGGGTGTGCTTCACCTACGCTTGCACAGaatattcaaaattgtttgttcGTTCGCACATGGAACTATTTTCCTTTGATATCAACGGCATTGAAGAACTTTCGAGTGGGTTtcaagggtttttttccattaccgTTCTGGTACGGAATCGTGTCACGgagaaacaaaattcaaaaatatgattacaaagttttttttttgtaaaacttttgGACAATTTGTGTATACGCGACCAATATTTATCGCGCACGGTTTCGATGTCGAACATTTGACAAATGCTTGTATTCGAACATCAGTTGACATTTCAGCGCTGCACAACGGTTGTGCaaaattagtttatttttataaatttttaaaatttgtgtaTGCGTTTGCTGACGAAGGATACACCTAAACATTgcaatttgcttttatttcttcagtGATCAACATCATCAGACTACTTGCTTAAAGTTGGCAttcaaacaattgttttgaattacaTTTAATAATTGATTATCATAATTTTGTAGAGATTAGGAGCTGCATGTATTTTATCTTTGCATTCCAGCACGTGGTCATCATAAATATGTTACCTTTAAGCTGTTATTAGAAACTCCGTTGATTGTAATGAATAACCAAAATCCTAGCTATAATACGACCCACACTGTAGTGCCAAAGGAAATCTACTCCTAATCAATCCTGGGGTCAAATTGGAGTCTGTTAAGGCTTTTTATGGTTCTGGGCAAACGACGAATCcgtgataaaaaaagaaggaacagCATGAGCGTAAAATTCCGTAGATAAAACCCATCAGAGCGTGAAAGAGAGTGGGTCTTTCGTTTTGGAGGGCTCGGAGGCTCGAGCGTAAAATTCTGTCTGCTGGCGCAAGGCAAACGTTGCGTACAGCCCAGCATGCCATCATCTGCGAAAGAGCGACAAAGAGCACAGCAGCCGTGGCGTGAGAAACGAGGAGAAACGGAATGCAAGAGCGTGCGTGAGAGCGCATCATCGCGTCGCGGTTTGCCGATGGAACTCTGGCAAAGCTGAGAGAGTGAAGCTGCAGCAGGCTGGATCCGAAAGAGATAGCGGCTTCACTGCTAGAACTGAAGTGAAAGCTGCCAGCCGTGCGTGCGGAGCTGTGAAAAAAAGTGACCACCTTGTGaaggttgttttattttttctttgccgcCATTGCACAGCACTTTCCGGCCGTACCCCGCGTGCTTCCGGTCGTAACTGGGGGTGCTGGTTTTACTATCGGTTTACGGCGTCGAAGTCGCTGCTCAGTGTTACGGAAGGTGTTATATAGGCTAGAGTGtgtggtgtgtatgtgctgTGCTGCAGGATCGAAGCAGTCGTGCCAATTTGTGGTTGGTATTTTGGATCGCTTGCCCTTGCGAATAACAGTTGCCCCAAAATCTTCCAGTGCGTTTTGCTTCAATTTGACACGGTGCTGGAACTAGCTTTCATTGCCCGGAGGGCCATATTAGAGTTTAGCACGATAAGCGTTTCTTCAATCGAGTCTGCACTGTTTTTCGAACAACACCGCGCGGTTGATCCAAAGGGCTTAAACGCATGTGTGGTGCTGGTGTTTAAACGTTGCCCCTGGTGTTAAAtgttaatgaaaaattgtgaaaatttgaaaatcgatTCCggtgtgaagttttttttttgttcttttttattggaCAGGTGGTAGGAGATCGAAACTCTCCCCAAAAACTCCGTTTGGGGCCCCCGAAGAAAACGGTCTCGTCCCTTTTGACGTCGAAGCAAAGGGAAACAGATAACATTTTTGAGCAGAGCACTGTGTGCGAGAGCGAAGAGAACGCGGCACAGCACCGTGGGAGAGTAGTGAGCTGTGATTCAAAGGAAATCACTTTTGACATCAGGTGTGCTGTCGTGTGCATGTTTctatgtgtgcgtgcgtgcgtgtgtgtgtttggtaagGTGAGCTCACGGTGCTGCTGTGTGCGTTGGTCACGTTTCCGTTGCTGGCGAAGTGTGCGCGTGTCGcgttgttggttggttgcgtTTTTGTGAATGTGTGCAGTTTTAGTCACCTTCCCTTtttcatccccccccccccccccgcaaACTCCACGCACGCTTTGATGCTTCTTTGATagcagtgcgtgtgtgtgtgtgtgtgttggataTTTGCGCTATTCCCCTATATCCCGTCCGTTCGGCTTGCCGTTTTTGCTGCTACCGTGCGAAAGTTGTTTCGattgataaattttcttttccgagAGCAGCAAGTGAGAGCGGGAgcccaaacaaaaaccagctTTCCAGGGGATGGATGTGTGTAACAAGTTGTGAGAAGCTGGCTGGTTCCGGATCTTACCGGGAAAAACAGCGCACCTCGACGGACGGTGTCGAGTGAAAACTGTGAGCCTTGAAGaaaatcctccaaaaaaacTGTTGCCCGCGTGAGAAGGAaactgttatgtttttttttggctgttttTGCTCGCACCATTTTTAGTACCGTGGTGAAAAGGTGAAGAAAgtgaaattactttttttaactgtttatttttattaccagCAACTGTTTGTTCTACAGTAGTTTCACATCCCATTTCGGCCGTAACAGGTTCGAGCTTCCTTGCAGAAGGCTCCAAAAGCAGTGCAGTTTAGTGATCCTAGTGATTGGCACGCAGTGTGTGAAGTGTCTACGAagtggatatttttttaatctgtaCGGTTTTTACAACTTACTGCCCACTCAAATCGAGCGGAAAACAGCACATTAATTTGTCTACACTAAAACGAAGCAGTAAAGGATATTACGAAGGTactcctgtgtgtgtgtatcgagCGCCGGAATCGTCAAATAGCCGACAGAAAAGGTAATTTATTATGATAATACActgtaaaatgtaaaagtaTTCACTCACATGGAGACGCTCTTTTATGGCACGATTTATCAAGTGTCGGTGTTTTGTAAAACTTGTCCCTCCGAGAGTAAAGAAAGCATAAATCAAAGTGTCTAAAGGGATTTGAAGGATATTTTCGGAgctaaaattttatgtttcgatCGCTTTATCAGACGGCCCTTGCACACGCTGTTGATTGAATTGAAACCCTTAAAAATGTGTGCGAATATGTGTGTAACGCACACTATTACTACTCAGGTGTACTCTCTAGCAGAGGTTTGCCGAGAAATCGCAGTAGGTGATTTGAATGAGCAAAATAcgaagtaaaaaatattagcaCGAGAGAGTGAGcgagaaagagcaaaaaaaaaatacgaaagagCGAGAGACGGTGGTGATAATATAGGGGTTGGAGAGAGGGTTTAAAGGTGACAAAGTTTAGTGTTAATATCGAGCGAGTGGGCAGACTTTACGAACATATCTATAATTATAATGCTAATATGCTAATAGTTGCTAGTTATTACACTTTGGTTGAACTGTAGCTGCATTTTTTCTGTCATACGATTTCAAATCTAAACTTTTAGCTTTCATACGGAAGAGTTATACTTATGCTAAATCAAGCTTATAAACATTATTCGTCCTGCGGAAAATGTTTTGGCAAGCTTTCTTCCAGGAGCACAATTTTCCATGCTTAAGGGCTCCATTCATGTTAGTAGACAGAACGGATGGTTGTAGCTGTAGTTGTACTGCAGTTGGCGTAGTATTAGTTACAGTATAAACCAACATAAGAAAAACATCATCTGGCACAGTATACACGGTGTATATGCTTTTGCAAGTTTCTATATTCCTTCGCACCAATACATACTTGGCAAAAGGGCCGTGAATACTACCTGGGCCGAAAAGGTCGCAAGCACACAAAAGCGCAACAAAATATCAGAGACTTGTTCGAAACAGAAAACCCTTTTAAGttaatttgattgattgtAGAAACAGTCGCCAGTTGTCAGttacttacaaaaaaaaaatagttacgaattttaaatttatatgcTTATATCGAAGGATAAGCTTAACAAAACTCGGTAgcttttacaattttacaatgaaacattaattaaaaaacttttttaattgtaaaaaaaaccaattttatttctatttggtaaaatacaaaaaaaaatatctcaaaaatgtttatttgattgatgtttcattttctggTATTTTGTATAGTTGTTCTCAATTTGGCAAaacttaaaaagaaaactcttaaACCATGTTAATATCATTTTTGGAATAGCTGCAGACCTTTTTTCTACTGATAAATTCAAATCATTTCATTGCGAATCTTAAATCTCTGAAATGAAGACAAGTCTTTTAAGGTTTTGATTGGTTATAATTTGCAATCTGAAATGGAATTGTTAACAGCCATTCCCATTCCTCCGATGCAAGTCGATAATCAGTATAAGcgaaaaatgctttttaacATTCAAATTAGCAACATTTCGTCAACGAATAAAATTGACCACACTCCCGGCAAATTATCGCtttcaaacattcaaatgCTATTctgtgcttgggggaaaaggTTTTacgttttatgatttttaaaatataaatttttgtgTTGGATGTACTCCGAACGTTGTACGTTTCACCAAATCCCATGTCCGGTTGCTTGGTAGCAAGGACTTGAATGTCCTTGTATTTTAGAATTATTTAGGAAGATTTAAGTGCATTGACAACCAGTCTATCGCAAGTACAGAAGTGAGTTACAGGAATTCTTCAAAGAAATCCTTTCGAAGTGCTGTAGGACCTGATAGGTCAGGTCAAGAATAGTTAAAAGCTGCTTATGGAAAGCTCGGGCTATTCGATATTTGAACCCGAACCCGAGGATCTACATTATTTGTCCGATGTCACCAACAGCATTACCCTATCTCATTTTGGTTCTACCACGTCTCACCTGTCCTTGTGGATAGAAATTCTAAAACGTCTTAATGAGTTAGGccgtccggtgtcattctaGTGACATAACCAACACATTGGAACTTTGCGTTCAAACTGGTCATAATTTCCACCATAGTGTACCAATCTTTTATTACACTAAAGttcttattctaaaaaaaatccttctacCGCACTGGTGACCTTTCGCGGTGTACCGTTTCCGCAATTTCCATTAATAGATGCGTTCAATATGTTATAAAAGCTTTCCTGCTTAAGCTGTGCCATTGAAGCCCCCGGCTCCCTGGAAGTACCCGAACATCTCCGGTTAGCTCTGGTAGTGTGTGTCCTCCCATGCATGCGCCATGCGAACTATGTATTGCggaattttcttatttcctgctgcatttccttttcaatttCCCTTTGATATTTTTGTCTTTCTCTGCTCTGCTGTGGTTTACCTCATATACGGGGTAGTGTAGCACTGTAGCACGGTGGTCCGTCCATCGTCTCAAAAACGACGAACCGAAGGAcaatcgtcgtcgtcgtcgtttcTGCTCCGGTGGATGCCGCcggaggtttttgttttgctgctgttgtgcgAGTGGCTTCTAAAATTCTAAAAGATTTGTTAGCTACGACACAACAGAAAAACGCCCCGCAGGATTCTGGCCCGTTCCCCGTGTACGAAGGTcagttttgtgcttttgtggGTAGTAgtgtgggtttgtttttgcataacAAAAACCAGGACTTGCGCATGGATGTCTCGGAAACGTGTGTTCCGTAATACGGAGGCAAAGAGGTACCGGTGCGTGTGTAATTAGGACAAGGTAAAGGTGGCCGTGAAGATACTGCCGGCGTAACATCTGGTTGGtgaagcgaaaaataaaagtaacgaTACCGCTGCCGGATTCTTGATGTGAACGAAGGGACAAAACATAAACCTGTCACCCGGTCACTACAAACGCGAATCTTTTGCCGAAGTATGTTTTTTCGCCCCACTTATTCCATTCTTATTCTACCGAAAAAGGGAAGCCCAGTACGGGAATGTGGCTATACCAGTGGACATTAACGATGGAAAAGGTTACGTGAATATTTCATCAGGAGTAAGTTTATGTGTTCTCCACTGAAAGTGGGCAATATAGCGGGCCTCCTATTGCTGGCTGGCCACACTTCCGGGTGGCATTTTGAAATGGTGTGCTGTACGTTGTTACGGGTCCAGTATTGGGGGTGGTATATGTCGTGCCACATCGTTTCCATACAGAGGGACACATTGTTGCAAGGACCGATTTAGCTTTGTGTACCGATGGAGGCGATTCGATAACTTggtcgttggttttttttctgctggcaATAGGTTCATAAATTAAGGTACGAGAGACGGAACTTGGGACAGGAAACGCAGCCAAGTGTTGAAGTTTCCCCCCGGACCCGTTCAAGCCTTCTGGTTGGTGTGTCTAATTCCCTTCGCATTAAAGACAAactgaagaaaagaaaaatgtctcGGAAAACTCAACGATGAATggcagcgaagaaaaaaacacaaatgtatACTGTCATCTAAGTGGTAGTGTACCGGGAAATTTCTAAGAAATTCTTCTTGACGAGAAGTGTCTCAGCCAGGTCCCAGACACATGCAATCTTTGGGTTTGcacattttgctttttccccTCCCAGCGTTTCCTGATTTTTTGAGCATTGCGGGTCATTCGTTTTCGACTAAAAATAGTTTACCGGCTGGCTGGTAGCGCTTTTGATGCACTTCTGGTGCAGTTTGGTGCATGGTGCAGGACTATCAAAACGAACAGTCGAAATGTCAATGATGCTCTACATGCGTCATTTTACGTAAACAGCCCCCGAAAAGGTGATTTGTGCAAAACACCTACGGTTGGCAcactttcattcatttatgcAACCAGCCcccaaccaaccaaacaaaaaaagggctgAAACTGTTCAACTTCCTTTCCGGGAAAGGAGTCACTTTTTGGGTTGCACCCAAAACGCTGCAGAGTATATAAAGGAGAAAAGCATATAGTTATTGGTAAATGAAATATGTTGCTTTTTGCACAACTCACGCTCCCCTCCTATAAATACCTGCACAATCCCACGTGTTTTCCCAcgtgaagtttgtttttgcattcaaGCAGAAAGAAACTGATTTTatgggagagaaagaaaaaataaatttcccttcGTTTCGTACACAATCCcgaaaaaatctttttcaattggATCAGTGGCCCTGAagggggttttttggttgatgGGTGTAACTTTTTTATGCAAGAAAAGAGCATTAAAAATGGATACTTGCTCTCGGAACCGTTGTTCTGCCGCTCGAACGTGTCACTCAATAGATACCGGGTGTATTTTGGACCCAAAACGTCTGCTATCGATCGCATTGGCTCAAAACTTGGGAAGAAGAAGTAGTTCAAATCATGCCCCTTGCAATGGGGATGTGCAAGAAGAGTCACCCATACTGCCAAAGGAAGGCACACACAAACTCTTGTGGGGTGGAGATGTTTCGAGAGTATTTTTGTGGTTGGTTGGTGACCATTCGAATGCGACGATGTGAAGAGCCCACCCAAGAGTGTGTCCCTGCTCGAAGGAGCGTTcgatatgcaaaaaaaagggtcacACGCAGAGTTACCGAAAAAGGGTAGCTTTTACATTGAGCATCACTTCGATCGGTACACCGATATACATGGCACAGGGATTTAACCACAAATGGTAAAAACTTTTTGGGCAAGATTACAGCGAGGTCTGGCTACTTTCTTCTCATGATGACTCATCCATTGGAAGATTATCACCTCTCCCATGTGGCAATGGTACGATCCTCCCgtagaaaatgaatgaaacgaCAATAAAGTAAATGGGCGAAACATTTTACGAATGACGAGTAAATCAAGCTGTTCCCGTTTGTTGGCGTTGAGCATATTATGCACACAACAACAagacaacaaataaaaaagtaagaaaccaaaaaacactCTTCTAAGTTTTTTCTCCTTGCCGTCCGTGTGGGGGCACGATAAGAGTAAAAACATGTTATCCTACAATCGTGAAATATTACAATCACGGCACTCATACACACCATGTCGGTAGCAGCAACATCTTGTTTCATCATTATGCTAcgtgtttccttcttttttaatgcgaCTGCATCCGTTGCTGCTTTTAACGGAGCGCAGTTTTGTCGCTGGtattcgtttttgttgttgttgtttttccactCTTCACGTGTGCGAAAAGGGAATAACAAGCCGCaagagcgaacaaaaaaaacgccaactTGAATGTGGCGAGAAACAGcatattgttttgcttgttgttcTGGGCTTCTTTTGCCAGAAGGAAGCTGTAAACATGCGactgatgtgtgtttttatttgtgccTGTAATGCCCATACAGGCAGGAACAGCAGGCGCACATAAGGGCGAACCATGTTTCTGGACGAAAGTACACAAATGAGTCGGTAGCGCGTATGAGCTGCACAGCCGAGAGCAAACTTTTCCCCTCCCGAGAGTAGAAAGGGTTGAAGGACGTAAAGGAATTTGCTGGAACATGGTGGAATAGACGAAACAATTCGGTGCCTGATGTTGGTGCATACTTTTGGGTGAGTGTGCTGTCGTCACAGAGTCCTCGTCAGTGTCGTTTTTTGTGCCTATTGGATCGACTTACGGGACGACTCGGTGGTT
The DNA window shown above is from Anopheles funestus chromosome 3RL, idAnoFuneDA-416_04, whole genome shotgun sequence and carries:
- the LOC125770976 gene encoding palmitoyltransferase ZDHHC15-like isoform X2 — translated: MSMAHGNNYDYHRTTFDGERNERCACCVRTMKWFPVLFIVSVIGWSYYAFVIQLSFFTVTNIVQRILFLLFYHAVLVMFLWSYYQTVFTDIGRVPSRFRVPRAELDRIVRATNEEEQKQILELFAKELPVVTRTLNATVRFCDKCRLIKPDRAHHCSVCGVCVLKLDHHCPWVNNCINFTNYKYFILFLGYALLYCLYVACSTIPYMELLWTGKIDGRFHILFLFFVSIMFAISLVSLFGYHCYLVLLNRTTLESFRTPIFRYGGPDKNGFSLGKLSNFQEVFGDDWRLWFVPVYTSMGDGVVYPMRCYDEDAEALLGGEQQHNRAGTENLHDFEAATFLNEYGNLMH
- the LOC125770976 gene encoding palmitoyltransferase ZDHHC15-like isoform X1 — protein: MSMAHGNNYDYHRTTFDGERNERCACCVRTMKWFPVLFIVSVIGWSYYAFVIQLSFFTVTNIVQRILFLLFYHAVLVMFLWSYYQTVFTDIGRVPSRFRVPRAELDRIVRATNEEEQKQILELFAKELPVVTRTLNATVRFCDKCRLIKPDRAHHCSVCGVCVLKLDHHCPWVNNCINFTNYKYFILFLGYALLYCLYVACSTIPYMELLWTGKIDGRFHILFLFFVSIMFAISLVSLFGYHCYLVLLNRTTLESFRTPIFRYGGPDKNGFSLGKLSNFQEVFGDDWRLWFVPVYTSLGDGILFPTQSHHLASNSPHEVGSPVAPLTATIGGSQNCNGAVANGTVGVDPIPQTIVLEHLDERKEGGGHRLQGQQQAVVMPLNTNGLPLQETKESFASSHPL